In one window of Romboutsia hominis DNA:
- a CDS encoding pyridoxal phosphate-dependent aminotransferase, which translates to MQSMAAKHSIWPREKDIIFDLSGRAQRAEKNIGRENVINATIGALMDDYGRLITLDTVYSEYKNLENAEISAYAALEGQPDYLEAVKKVVFKDYMPNSYIRAVASPGGSGAIKLATWNYTNPGDEVLTSDWFWSPYVSITEEIGRTVGTYELFDENNNFNFKSFKKEFLRIADKQERIFTILNTPAHNPTGYSIPDNEWDKIIGLSKEVAVNKEKKIILFVDIAYIDFASDDNASRMFFEKFSNLPENVLVIVGFSMSKGFTAYGMRMGAAVCITSSENVAEEFYYACVHSCRANWSNCNRGAMAILSNIVNNSEKFKKYNEEKNTYKEMLKRRANAFVEEAEKVGLDILPYRDGFFVSIPCENSREVCEELTKDNVYMVPLKAGLRFAVCAVNENKCKIAPSIIKNALEYVKSQKLVENR; encoded by the coding sequence ATGCAAAGTATGGCGGCTAAGCATTCTATATGGCCAAGAGAGAAAGATATAATATTTGATTTATCAGGGAGAGCTCAAAGAGCTGAAAAGAATATAGGAAGAGAAAATGTTATAAATGCTACTATAGGAGCATTAATGGATGACTATGGAAGATTAATAACTTTAGATACAGTTTATAGTGAGTATAAAAACTTAGAAAATGCAGAAATATCTGCTTATGCAGCACTTGAAGGTCAGCCAGATTATCTTGAAGCTGTTAAAAAAGTAGTTTTTAAAGATTACATGCCAAATAGTTATATAAGAGCAGTAGCATCTCCAGGAGGAAGTGGAGCTATAAAATTAGCTACTTGGAATTATACAAATCCAGGTGATGAAGTATTAACATCAGATTGGTTTTGGAGTCCATATGTAAGCATTACAGAAGAAATAGGAAGAACGGTAGGAACTTATGAGTTATTTGATGAAAATAATAATTTCAACTTCAAATCATTTAAAAAAGAATTTTTAAGAATAGCAGATAAACAAGAAAGAATATTTACAATTCTAAACACACCAGCACATAACCCAACAGGATATAGCATACCAGATAATGAATGGGACAAAATAATAGGATTATCAAAAGAGGTAGCAGTAAATAAAGAAAAGAAGATAATATTATTTGTTGATATAGCGTATATTGATTTTGCTAGTGATGATAATGCTAGTAGAATGTTCTTTGAAAAGTTCTCAAACCTACCAGAAAATGTATTAGTTATAGTAGGATTTAGTATGTCTAAAGGATTTACAGCTTATGGCATGAGAATGGGAGCAGCAGTTTGTATAACTTCAAGTGAAAATGTAGCAGAAGAATTTTACTATGCTTGTGTACACTCTTGCAGAGCAAATTGGTCAAATTGCAATAGAGGAGCTATGGCAATTCTTTCCAATATAGTAAATAATTCAGAGAAGTTTAAGAAATATAATGAGGAAAAAAATACGTATAAGGAAATGTTAAAAAGAAGAGCTAATGCATTTGTAGAAGAAGCTGAAAAAGTAGGGCTTGATATACTTCCATATAGAGATGGATTTTTTGTAAGTATACCTTGTGAAAATTCAAGAGAAGTATGCGAGGAATTAACTAAAGATAATGTATATATGGTACCTTTAAAAGCAGGGCTTAGATTTGCTGTTTGTGCAGTAAATGAAAACAAATGTAAGATAGCACCAAGTATAATCAAAAATGCGCTTGAATATGTAAAAAGTCAGAAGTTGGTAGAAAATAGATAA
- the iorA gene encoding indolepyruvate ferredoxin oxidoreductase subunit alpha, which translates to MKKLMTGNEAIARGAYEAGVKYASAYPGTPSTEILENIATYKDSIVAEWAPNEKVALEAAIGGSIAGARTIASMKHVGLNVAADPLFTFAYTGVNGGMILVSADEPGMHSSQNEQDNRNYAKFAKIALFEPSNSQEAKDMIKEAYRVSEEFDSPVLYRVTTRLCHSKGIVECSDRVEVGIKDYVKNPQKTLTVPAHARVLRHSVEERLEKLEEYSNNTSLNYCEMNDSKVGVIASGMCYMFAKEVFKNDASYMKLGFTNPLPIERIKEFASNVEKIYVIEENDPFIEDQLKAAGIDCIGKDLFPKMGEMTPDVLRKAVFGKTNDTIKYNKELVVPRPPGLCAGCPHRGFFYELGKRKNVLVSGDIGCYTLGFAPPYNAMDTVVCMGASLSAGHGAQKVFNMKKDNEMRVVGVLGDSTFFHTGINSLLDVVYNKGNSISVILDNRITGMTGHQQNPGTGYTLQGEVTEIVDIEGLVRACGVKQVRTIDPNNLKEVKETLDWAFELDEPSVIITRWPCVLKRFSKEDIEEFNNPFTNKCDIDKDACIGCKICMKTGCPAISFDKDEKKVNIDKNQCVGCNVCSQVCPKDAISNNGLAKEVN; encoded by the coding sequence ATGAAAAAACTAATGACTGGTAATGAAGCCATAGCTCGTGGAGCGTATGAAGCTGGTGTAAAATATGCATCTGCTTATCCTGGAACTCCAAGTACAGAAATATTAGAAAATATAGCTACATATAAAGATTCAATAGTAGCTGAGTGGGCACCAAATGAAAAGGTTGCACTTGAAGCTGCAATAGGAGGATCTATTGCAGGTGCTAGAACAATAGCATCTATGAAACATGTTGGACTTAACGTTGCAGCAGACCCATTATTTACATTTGCATATACTGGAGTAAATGGGGGAATGATATTAGTTTCTGCTGATGAACCAGGAATGCATTCTTCTCAAAATGAACAAGATAACAGAAATTATGCTAAATTTGCAAAAATTGCCTTATTTGAGCCATCAAATAGCCAAGAAGCTAAGGATATGATAAAAGAAGCATATAGAGTAAGTGAAGAATTTGATAGTCCAGTATTATATAGAGTTACAACTAGATTATGTCACTCAAAGGGAATAGTAGAGTGCAGTGATAGAGTAGAAGTTGGAATAAAAGATTATGTTAAAAATCCTCAAAAAACATTAACAGTACCAGCACATGCAAGAGTACTTAGACATTCAGTAGAAGAAAGATTAGAAAAACTAGAAGAATATTCTAATAATACTTCTTTAAATTATTGTGAAATGAATGATAGCAAAGTAGGTGTAATAGCATCAGGAATGTGTTATATGTTTGCTAAAGAAGTATTTAAAAATGATGCATCATATATGAAGCTAGGATTTACAAATCCATTACCTATAGAAAGAATAAAAGAGTTTGCATCTAATGTTGAAAAAATATATGTAATAGAAGAGAATGATCCATTTATAGAAGATCAACTAAAAGCAGCTGGTATAGATTGTATAGGTAAAGACTTATTCCCTAAAATGGGAGAAATGACTCCAGATGTTCTTAGAAAAGCTGTATTTGGGAAAACAAACGATACAATAAAATATAATAAGGAATTAGTAGTGCCAAGACCTCCAGGTCTATGTGCAGGATGTCCACACAGGGGATTTTTCTATGAGTTAGGAAAGAGAAAAAATGTATTAGTATCAGGAGATATAGGATGTTATACATTAGGATTTGCACCTCCATATAATGCTATGGATACAGTAGTATGTATGGGAGCTAGTTTAAGTGCAGGTCATGGAGCTCAAAAAGTATTTAATATGAAAAAAGATAACGAAATGAGAGTAGTTGGTGTACTTGGTGACTCCACTTTCTTCCATACAGGAATAAACTCATTATTAGATGTAGTATACAACAAAGGTAATTCAATATCTGTAATATTAGATAATAGAATAACTGGAATGACAGGGCATCAACAAAACCCAGGAACAGGGTATACATTACAAGGAGAGGTTACTGAAATAGTTGATATAGAAGGTTTAGTTAGAGCTTGTGGTGTTAAGCAAGTTAGAACAATAGATCCAAATAACTTAAAAGAAGTAAAAGAGACGCTAGATTGGGCATTTGAATTAGATGAACCTTCAGTAATAATAACTAGATGGCCATGTGTACTTAAGAGATTCTCTAAAGAAGACATAGAAGAATTTAACAATCCATTTACAAATAAATGTGATATAGATAAAGATGCTTGCATAGGATGTAAGATATGTATGAAAACAGGTTGTCCTGCTATATCATTTGACAAGGATGAAAAAAAAGTAAATATAGATAAAAATCAATGTGTAGGATGTAATGTATGTTCTCAAGTATGTCCTAAAGATGCAATATCTAATAATGGATTAGCTAAGGAGGTAAACTAA
- a CDS encoding indolepyruvate oxidoreductase subunit beta, with product MTKSILLVGVGGQGTILASKLLTTGLMEAGYDVKMSEIHGMSQRGGSVSSQVRYGSEVYSPVIEIGGADILVSFEKMEALRWLEYLKPGGKIIYNNYRMDSMPILTGKAEYKEEEIEKELERLNGSLLNAAEKALELGNAKVMNIILLGALVKSMNLEDINWEKIIKDNVKEKFVDINIKAFNEGMKLVSNEALA from the coding sequence ATGACAAAAAGTATACTTTTAGTTGGAGTAGGTGGGCAAGGAACTATACTTGCTAGTAAATTATTAACTACAGGGCTTATGGAAGCTGGATATGATGTAAAAATGAGTGAGATACATGGAATGAGCCAAAGAGGAGGTTCTGTTTCCTCTCAAGTTAGATATGGATCTGAAGTATATTCTCCAGTTATAGAAATAGGTGGAGCTGACATATTAGTTTCTTTTGAAAAAATGGAAGCTTTAAGATGGTTAGAGTATTTAAAGCCAGGGGGAAAAATAATATACAATAACTATAGAATGGATTCTATGCCAATACTTACAGGAAAGGCCGAATACAAAGAAGAAGAAATAGAAAAAGAATTAGAAAGATTAAATGGAAGCTTGTTAAATGCAGCAGAAAAAGCACTAGAACTTGGGAATGCTAAAGTAATGAATATAATCCTTTTAGGTGCATTAGTTAAATCTATGAACTTAGAAGACATAAATTGGGAAAAAATAATAAAAGACAATGTAAAAGAAAAATTTGTAGATATAAATATAAAAGCATTTAATGAGGGGATGAAACTAGTAAGTAATGAAGCTTTAGCTTAA
- the buk gene encoding butyrate kinase, protein MNYRILAINPGSTSTKIAVYDNEEQLLVKGIDHKAEEIANYERIQDQFEMRKQEVLKVLAENNIDINTLSTVVGRGGLLPPVKSGAYLVNDEMIDRLVNRPVIEHASNLGAIISYEIAKSIGVNAYIYDSVAVDEFNDIARLSGIKNMDRESLSHALNSRAMAIKFAKDNNKKYNELNIIVAHLGGGITVSVHEKGKMIDIVSDDEGPFSPERSGRVPCKKLINTCFSGNYTHKEMLKMIRGKGGIVSYLDTVDVREVEKMMEEGNKEAKLVHDAMCYQVSKAIGELATVVEGKVDAIILTGGIAYSKLVTKHIKRRVEFISHVEIMPGENELDSLALGTLRVLNNEETAREYKEEILANA, encoded by the coding sequence ATGAACTATAGAATATTAGCTATAAATCCGGGGTCTACATCAACTAAGATAGCAGTATATGACAATGAAGAGCAATTGTTAGTAAAAGGAATAGATCATAAAGCAGAAGAAATAGCAAATTATGAAAGAATACAAGACCAATTTGAAATGAGAAAACAAGAAGTATTAAAAGTACTAGCTGAAAATAATATAGATATAAATACTTTAAGTACTGTTGTAGGAAGAGGGGGACTACTTCCTCCAGTAAAATCAGGAGCATATTTAGTAAATGATGAAATGATAGATAGACTAGTTAATAGACCTGTTATTGAACATGCATCTAATTTAGGAGCTATAATTTCTTATGAAATAGCAAAATCTATAGGAGTAAATGCATACATATATGACTCAGTAGCTGTTGATGAATTTAATGATATAGCTAGATTATCGGGAATTAAAAATATGGATAGAGAAAGTCTAAGTCATGCACTTAACTCTAGAGCTATGGCTATAAAGTTTGCAAAAGACAATAATAAAAAATATAATGAACTTAATATAATCGTTGCTCATTTAGGTGGGGGCATAACTGTAAGTGTTCATGAAAAAGGAAAAATGATCGATATTGTATCAGATGATGAAGGACCATTTTCACCAGAAAGATCAGGTAGGGTTCCTTGTAAAAAATTAATAAATACATGTTTTTCTGGGAATTACACACATAAAGAAATGTTAAAGATGATAAGAGGAAAAGGTGGAATAGTTTCTTACTTAGATACAGTAGATGTTAGAGAAGTGGAAAAAATGATGGAAGAAGGAAATAAAGAAGCTAAATTAGTACATGATGCTATGTGTTATCAAGTATCTAAAGCAATAGGTGAATTAGCTACAGTTGTAGAAGGAAAAGTAGATGCAATAATATTGACAGGTGGAATAGCTTACTCTAAGCTTGTAACAAAACATATAAAGAGAAGAGTAGAGTTTATATCTCATGTAGAAATAATGCCAGGAGAAAATGAACTAGATTCATTAGCACTTGGTACATTAAGAGTTTTAAATAATGAAGAAACTGCAAGAGAGTATAAAGAAGAAATATTAGCTAATGCATAA
- a CDS encoding DUF1540 domain-containing protein: MNENLNCSATNCAYNKSRKCFAGGINVAGSSADSTSQTTCSTFVEGSFGSFTNSTNDEYITPENIICQAEKCKYNVSKACKAEKVQINEQDASCETFISK; this comes from the coding sequence ATGAATGAAAATTTAAATTGTTCTGCAACTAACTGTGCATATAATAAAAGTAGAAAATGCTTTGCCGGTGGCATAAATGTTGCTGGTAGTAGCGCAGATTCTACATCTCAAACTACTTGTTCAACTTTTGTTGAAGGTTCTTTTGGATCTTTTACAAATAGTACTAATGATGAATATATAACACCTGAAAATATAATATGTCAAGCTGAGAAATGTAAATATAATGTTAGTAAAGCATGTAAAGCTGAGAAAGTTCAAATAAACGAACAAGATGCAAGCTGTGAAACTTTCATATCTAAATAA
- a CDS encoding DUF1540 domain-containing protein codes for MNGNLICLASTCFYNKCSNCYANGINISGSIASNTNGTHCLTFEDRKNATLTNSTSNEDYAKTYNIACQAKGCKHNDGGSCVALSVQINNENQSCETFCPR; via the coding sequence ATGAATGGAAATTTAATATGTCTAGCATCTACATGTTTTTATAATAAATGTAGTAATTGCTATGCTAACGGTATAAATATCTCAGGTTCTATAGCATCAAATACAAATGGTACCCACTGTCTAACTTTTGAAGATAGAAAAAATGCAACTCTTACTAACTCAACTAGTAATGAAGACTATGCTAAAACTTATAATATAGCTTGCCAAGCTAAAGGATGTAAACATAATGACGGAGGTTCTTGTGTTGCATTAAGTGTTCAAATAAACAACGAAAATCAAAGTTGTGAAACATTTTGTCCTAGATAG
- a CDS encoding ion channel → MRTYNFERVREDSYNELEKKKKEMKYINRLNFKIEKEQMYIRETSNKEYDNLYNIYDEEKLYNLRIHKKSIDKFSSEERNEKKLINLKVLYCEFKECRFENIEFIGCIFIGNVFLKCDFENVIFKDCKFYNEEDDINIFKDECKLREVRFNNSNIEKIKFENIGLKNVYIKESNLNGSIFNKCIMKEVIICDSDLSSIKILRPKHLDISFEDYYLSKFDEHTFIDKVDLKKKDKNEYIDICKVYKDISTKFEANRLSNIGGEYYYIAKLIEKNGLKGIAKLKSMIYWALCGYGERPTYALITSLEIVLVFAILYMITGLNIGGELVNYKSALRGNVDVASINKDFINSLYFSIVTFTTVGYGDITPVGFFSTLLSAIEMLLGVTMVGIWTATLSRKITK, encoded by the coding sequence ATGAGAACTTATAATTTTGAAAGGGTAAGAGAAGATTCATACAACGAACTGGAAAAAAAGAAAAAAGAAATGAAATATATAAATAGATTAAATTTTAAAATAGAAAAAGAGCAAATGTATATAAGAGAAACTTCAAATAAAGAGTATGACAATTTATATAATATATATGATGAAGAAAAGCTCTATAATTTAAGAATACACAAAAAAAGTATTGATAAATTTTCTAGTGAAGAAAGAAATGAAAAAAAATTAATAAATTTAAAAGTATTGTATTGTGAATTTAAAGAATGTAGGTTTGAAAATATAGAATTTATAGGATGTATATTTATAGGAAATGTATTTTTAAAATGTGATTTTGAAAATGTAATATTTAAAGATTGCAAATTTTATAATGAAGAAGATGATATAAATATATTTAAAGATGAATGTAAGCTTAGAGAGGTTAGATTTAATAATAGTAATATAGAAAAAATAAAATTTGAAAACATAGGTTTAAAAAATGTATATATAAAAGAAAGTAATCTAAATGGTTCTATATTTAATAAATGTATAATGAAAGAGGTTATAATTTGTGACAGTGATTTAAGTTCTATTAAAATATTACGTCCTAAGCATTTAGATATATCTTTTGAAGATTATTATTTAAGTAAATTTGATGAGCATACATTTATAGATAAAGTTGACCTAAAGAAAAAAGATAAAAATGAGTATATAGATATATGCAAAGTATATAAGGATATATCAACAAAATTTGAAGCTAATAGATTATCAAATATAGGTGGAGAATATTATTATATAGCTAAGTTAATAGAGAAAAATGGTTTAAAAGGAATAGCGAAGTTAAAATCCATGATATACTGGGCACTTTGTGGCTATGGAGAACGTCCAACATATGCGCTTATAACATCTTTAGAAATTGTATTAGTATTTGCTATATTATATATGATAACAGGTCTTAATATAGGTGGGGAATTAGTAAATTATAAAAGTGCATTAAGGGGAAATGTAGATGTAGCTTCTATAAATAAAGACTTCATTAACTCATTGTATTTTAGTATAGTAACTTTTACAACAGTTGGATACGGAGATATAACGCCAGTAGGATTTTTTAGTACTTTATTATCTGCAATAGAAATGCTTTTAGGTGTTACTATGGTTGGTATTTGGACAGCTACATTGTCTAGAAAGATAACAAAATAG
- the yidA gene encoding sugar-phosphatase: MYKLIALDIDGTLLNTEKKITKEVFDSIQEAKQNGNKVVLSTGRPLPGVTPLLEELNLTDEGDYVICFNGAVVQEVKTKKVISNIEMNYDDFKSIYELSKKLNTYLHISTPIDVVTPNEKPSKYTVLESNLNKIPLVYKPEEEIDETMTFCKIMIVDEPEKLEEIIKNVPQEFFDKYTVVRSAPFFLEFLNKKANKGNALKALCKNIDLSINKAIAVGDEENDKHMIEYAGLGVAMGNARDSIKNIANYVTKTNNEHGVAHVIDKFLLNKY; encoded by the coding sequence ATGTATAAATTAATAGCACTAGATATTGATGGCACTTTATTAAATACCGAAAAAAAAATAACAAAGGAGGTTTTTGACTCTATCCAAGAAGCTAAACAAAATGGGAATAAAGTAGTTTTATCTACTGGTAGACCACTACCTGGTGTAACTCCACTACTTGAAGAACTTAATTTGACTGATGAAGGGGACTATGTTATATGCTTTAACGGAGCTGTTGTTCAAGAAGTTAAAACTAAAAAAGTTATATCTAATATAGAAATGAATTACGATGATTTTAAATCTATATATGAACTTTCTAAAAAACTTAATACTTATCTTCATATAAGTACACCAATTGACGTTGTAACACCTAACGAAAAACCTAGTAAATATACTGTTTTAGAATCTAATTTAAATAAAATACCTTTAGTTTATAAACCAGAAGAAGAAATAGATGAAACCATGACATTTTGTAAGATTATGATTGTTGACGAACCTGAAAAATTAGAAGAAATAATAAAAAATGTACCTCAAGAATTTTTTGATAAATACACAGTTGTCAGATCTGCTCCATTTTTCCTAGAATTTTTAAATAAAAAAGCTAATAAAGGAAATGCGCTTAAAGCTTTATGTAAAAATATAGATTTATCTATAAATAAAGCTATAGCTGTAGGTGATGAAGAAAATGACAAGCATATGATAGAGTATGCAGGGCTTGGTGTAGCAATGGGTAATGCTCGCGATAGCATAAAAAATATTGCAAACTATGTAACTAAAACAAATAATGAACATGGCGTTGCACATGTTATAGATAAATTTTTACTAAATAAATATTAA
- a CDS encoding M3 family oligoendopeptidase, translating into MKFSDFEYERPNYEKSKNQIIEIINNIENSKTYKEQRQNIDKLNSIRNNIETMSTLCSIRHSINVEDEFYEREKVYWDEYSPLYEELNSLFYKSVVNSKFKEDIQKDFGRQFINIASFNLKSFSSEIIKDLQEENKLCSKYTKLLASAKIHFEGEERNLSGLLKFMSSEDRDMRIKASKAYYNYFEEKENEFDEVFDKLVKVRNNMAIKLGFDNFVELGYIRMMRTDYNKDMVKNFRKQVLDYIVPVANSLYERQSKRIGVDRLTYVDENLEFLSGNATPKGSDEYIIENGRKMYSELSNETKEFFNFMLENELMDLVTKKGKAAGGYCTYIPDYKSPFIFSNFNQTLDDIDVLTHEAGHAFQLYMSTWIDMPEINFPTYESCEIHSMSMEFITWPWMKLFFKEDTEKYKFTHLSSAIKFIPYGIVVDEFQHYIYEQPNMTKEERKNIWRELEKKYLPHRIFEDNDFLEKGTWWFKQGHIFKNPFYYIDYTLAQICALQFWKKMRVDRINGWENYLDICRVGGTKSFLEIVKIGDLKSPFEDGCVESVIDVIKNYLDSIDDKAL; encoded by the coding sequence ATGAAGTTTTCAGATTTTGAATATGAAAGACCAAATTATGAAAAAAGTAAAAATCAAATAATAGAAATAATAAATAATATAGAAAATTCAAAAACTTACAAAGAGCAAAGACAAAATATTGATAAACTAAATAGCATTAGAAATAATATAGAAACTATGAGTACATTATGTTCTATAAGACATAGTATAAATGTTGAAGATGAGTTTTATGAAAGGGAAAAAGTGTATTGGGACGAATATTCTCCATTATATGAAGAACTTAATTCACTTTTTTATAAATCAGTAGTAAACTCAAAATTTAAAGAAGATATTCAAAAAGATTTTGGAAGACAGTTTATAAATATAGCAAGCTTTAATTTAAAGTCTTTTAGTAGCGAAATAATAAAAGACCTTCAAGAGGAAAATAAGCTTTGTTCTAAATATACAAAACTATTAGCATCTGCTAAAATTCATTTTGAAGGAGAAGAAAGAAACCTATCTGGACTTTTAAAATTTATGTCAAGTGAAGATAGAGATATGAGGATAAAGGCATCTAAGGCATATTACAATTACTTTGAAGAAAAAGAAAATGAATTTGATGAAGTATTTGATAAATTAGTTAAAGTAAGAAATAATATGGCTATAAAACTTGGTTTTGACAACTTTGTAGAATTAGGATATATAAGAATGATGAGAACTGATTACAACAAAGACATGGTAAAAAACTTTAGAAAACAAGTTTTAGATTATATTGTACCTGTAGCAAATAGTCTTTACGAAAGACAATCTAAAAGGATAGGTGTAGATAGACTTACATATGTAGATGAAAACCTTGAGTTTTTAAGTGGGAATGCAACACCTAAGGGAAGTGACGAATACATAATAGAAAATGGAAGAAAAATGTATTCTGAGCTATCAAATGAAACTAAAGAATTCTTTAATTTCATGCTAGAAAATGAACTTATGGACTTAGTAACTAAAAAAGGTAAAGCAGCAGGTGGATACTGTACATATATACCAGATTATAAATCTCCATTTATATTCTCGAACTTTAATCAAACATTAGATGATATAGATGTATTAACTCATGAAGCAGGTCATGCTTTTCAGCTTTATATGTCAACTTGGATTGATATGCCAGAAATAAACTTCCCAACTTATGAAAGTTGTGAAATACATTCTATGAGTATGGAATTTATAACTTGGCCTTGGATGAAATTATTCTTTAAAGAAGATACAGAGAAATATAAATTTACTCATCTATCATCAGCTATTAAGTTTATACCATATGGAATAGTAGTAGATGAATTCCAGCACTATATATATGAACAGCCTAATATGACTAAAGAAGAAAGAAAAAATATTTGGAGAGAACTAGAGAAAAAATATTTACCACATAGAATATTTGAAGATAATGATTTTTTAGAAAAAGGAACTTGGTGGTTTAAGCAAGGACATATATTTAAAAATCCATTTTATTATATAGATTATACATTAGCTCAGATATGTGCATTACAGTTTTGGAAAAAAATGAGGGTGGACAGAATCAATGGATGGGAAAATTATCTAGACATATGTAGAGTTGGAGGAACAAAGTCGTTCTTAGAAATAGTAAAGATAGGTGATTTAAAATCTCCATTTGAAGATGGATGTGTAGAAAGTGTTATAGATGTTATTAAAAATTATTTAGATAGTATAGATGATAAAGCTTTATAA
- a CDS encoding GrdX family protein, producing the protein MLKESRNLIHKGYELLSHPMYSSIKLNETPYRSIILKKSNKLDTNSVLLIEEAIYISNKFQNNKQTPNWTDNVIDDFRVIDLDILSNTLERIQYIL; encoded by the coding sequence ATTTTAAAAGAAAGTAGAAATCTAATTCACAAAGGTTACGAACTTTTATCACATCCGATGTATTCCAGTATAAAGCTAAATGAAACTCCATACAGAAGTATAATATTAAAAAAATCAAACAAGTTAGATACAAATTCAGTACTATTGATTGAAGAAGCAATATACATTTCTAATAAATTTCAAAATAATAAACAAACACCTAATTGGACAGATAATGTAATAGATGACTTTAGAGTCATAGACTTAGATATTTTAAGTAATACATTAGAAAGAATTCAATATATATTATAG
- the trxA gene encoding thioredoxin TrxA, with amino-acid sequence MIILDKNTFEEEVLKHEGIVVVDFWSEGCEPCKALPPEVEELTNKYKENFKFCKLDTTKARRLAIKEKVLGLPTIAIYKEGQKIDEVTKDDATRINIEEMIKKYL; translated from the coding sequence ATGATAATTTTAGATAAAAATACCTTTGAAGAAGAAGTTTTAAAACATGAAGGTATAGTTGTTGTAGATTTTTGGAGTGAAGGGTGTGAACCGTGTAAAGCATTGCCTCCAGAAGTTGAAGAACTTACTAATAAATATAAGGAAAATTTTAAATTCTGTAAACTAGATACAACAAAAGCTAGAAGATTGGCTATAAAAGAAAAGGTATTAGGACTTCCAACAATAGCTATATACAAAGAGGGTCAAAAAATAGATGAAGTTACAAAAGATGATGCAACTAGGATTAATATAGAAGAAATGATAAAGAAATACCTTTAA
- a CDS encoding xanthine phosphoribosyltransferase, giving the protein MELLQEKILKDGRIEGNDILKVDNFLNHQLDIAFLNEMGKEFKNRFKDEKIDKILTIEASGIAIASIASQHFGNVPVVFAKKVESKNLDKEVYETKVYSFTKGKEYSVKVSKRYLNEGENILVLDDFLANGRAAIGLKDLVDQAGANLVGVGIAIEKGFQEGRELLLSKGIRLESLAILDSIENGVIKFR; this is encoded by the coding sequence ATGGAATTACTACAAGAGAAAATATTAAAAGATGGAAGAATAGAAGGAAATGATATATTAAAAGTTGATAACTTTTTAAATCATCAATTAGATATAGCTTTTTTAAATGAAATGGGAAAAGAGTTTAAAAATAGATTTAAAGATGAAAAAATAGATAAAATATTAACAATAGAAGCTTCAGGAATAGCAATAGCTTCAATAGCATCACAACATTTTGGAAATGTGCCTGTGGTTTTTGCTAAAAAAGTAGAATCTAAGAACTTAGATAAAGAAGTATATGAAACAAAAGTATATTCATTTACAAAAGGAAAAGAATATAGTGTAAAAGTATCTAAAAGATATTTAAATGAAGGTGAAAATATACTAGTTCTAGATGATTTTTTAGCAAATGGGAGAGCAGCAATTGGTCTTAAAGATTTAGTAGATCAAGCAGGAGCTAATTTAGTAGGAGTTGGTATAGCTATAGAAAAAGGATTCCAAGAAGGAAGAGAACTTTTATTAAGTAAAGGTATAAGACTTGAATCATTAGCAATACTTGATTCTATAGAAAATGGAGTTATAAAATTTAGATAA